The Arachis ipaensis cultivar K30076 chromosome B07, Araip1.1, whole genome shotgun sequence genome includes a window with the following:
- the LOC107606583 gene encoding serine/arginine repetitive matrix protein 2-like produces MRASPSPSRRRLTEGEDRRASLPRHRRTRAQREKMREREPPRGSHHRLSSSPSVGLRRSPRRRPACRITADAPSSSSQSQPPRSFHSRRVSPRLRASPSSHLGRRHYRFAAPRCLAGAPVADAGDRRLPEITTVVVAEGGRSRAAVLTAGASGRASTAGNAAAATELHCRSPLLLGANCRAAAEPVRRPPLFRSSSCKLLERKKETGVGNELRGKEEGRFAGVEREGSSQCRRRPHRVAPPRQSTRPCHRREPPCRRHHEAADLVRVRERSERGGGQRSRRARHCADSSREELVPSPIILAQHQRQNRDLKRARAITTDGEGGASAEKVKSPLSPAPPSRVTAERAVTSAVASLVCSAVVPLRRRPSSHTEQERQRDLRLSWGFNHHAQPCLRRRRRLGWNCRRQKRVQAAANGASRNCFKVLPLI; encoded by the exons ATGCGGGCTTCACCGTCGCCATCGCGCCGTCGCCTGACCGAGGGAGAAGACCGTCGCGCCTCACTGCCTCGCCACCGCCGAACTCGCGCGCAGAGAGAGAAGATGCGCGAAAGGGAGCCACCGCGGGGAAGCCATCACCGCCTGTCATCGTCGCCGAGCGTGGGCCTTCGCCGTTCTCCTCGTCGTCGACCAGCTTGTCGCATCACCGCTGACGCGCCATCATCCTCGTCACAGAGCCAGCCGCCACGGAGCTTCCATAGCCGCCGCGTTTCACCGCGGTTGAGGGCGTCTCCATCGTCGCACCTTGGCCGACGGCATTACCGATTTGCTGCTCCTCGGTGCCTAGCTGGAGCTCCTGTTGCTGATGCCGGAGATCGGCGGTTGCCGGAAATCACCACTGTTGTTGTTGCCGAAGGAGGGAGAAGCCGTGCCGCTGTTCTGACCGCCGGAGCTTCTGGTCGAGCCTCAACCGCCGGGAACGCCGCTGCCGCCACCGAGCTCCACTGCCG ATCGCCGCTGCTGCTTGGGGCTAACTGCcgggctgccgccgaaccggttcggagaccgccgtTGTTTCG CAGCAGCAGCTGCAAGCtgcttgaaagaaagaaagaaacaggaGTAGGGAACGAATtgagagggaaggaagaaggaaggTTCGCCGGCGTGGAGAGGGAAGGGAGCTCACAGTGCCGCCGTCGCCCTCACCGCGTCGCGCCGCCGCGGCAGTCCACGCGTCCTTGTCACCGTCGCGAGCCTCCTTGCCGTCGCCACCATGAAGCCGCCGATCTAGTCCGAGTAAGAGAGAGATCCGAGAGGGGAGGAGGCCAACGCAGCCGCCGAGCCCGTCACTGTGCCGATTCGTCGCGCGAGGAGCTCGTGCCGTCGCCGATCATCCTTGCGCAGCATCAGAGGCAGAACCGCGACCTGAAGAGAGCGCGAGCCATAACCACCGATGGAGAAGGAGGAGCGAGCGCGGAGAAGGTGAAGTCGCCGCTGTCGCCGGCACCTCCATCCCGCGTCACCGCCGAACGCGCCGTGACCTCTGCCGTCGCCAGTCTGGTTTGCTCTGCCGTCGTGCCGTTGAGGAGAAGGCCGTCCAGTCACACCGAACAGGAGAGACAGAGAGATCTGAGGCTGAGCTGGGGGTTCAACCACCATGCCCAGCCGTGCTTGCGTCGCCGGCGCCGCCTCGGTTGGAACTGTCGCCGTCAGAAAAGGGTCCAGGCCGCCGCTAATGGAGCTAGCCGGAACTGTTTCAAGGTTTTGCCGCTTATTTAG